The Methanohalophilus portucalensis genome window below encodes:
- a CDS encoding NosD domain-containing protein has product MRENVDIHRFWILLASAVVLVLLSSVSMAAEIRVDDDDGTKDYDTIQGAVDAAGDYDTILVYPGTYNENVNVDIPLNITSTDGASVTHVTADVLEYPVFDIESNNVTINGFNISGTTHTYRGSITLDEVEYCNITNNNISNSDNGIFIRLTSKNNNLVDNHVSGNTKGIYLWYTYYNNLTNNVVTRNNNGIYLESSEENELIDNTILDNVDNGIYLKDSYDNNLHNNNVSGNNKGICMYSPKDFPSDNNFSSNTVFNNVNEGIFLQYPLDSTLTDNSVYNNSEGIVLQYPQDSTLTDNTVFNNTGSGITLDDDGDHEVRNENNTLIDNTVLNNNKGIDILYVDNTTLIGNTVLDNNNGIWIDKCYYNNLTGNNVSNNTDKGIYLFSSHHNNLVGNNVLENCVFGIYQNIGGLHLTSSNYNFIEYNNISYNGDNGIYMDGYNTGCGNNNLSGNILSNNGWYGISLKGTAHYIYNNTISNNGNGGIYLTGEGNYIYNNYFNNDIRNAYISGAPGTQLNTTNNTGPNIIGGPYIGGNFWATPDGTGFSQVNTDSDGDGFCDSPNSSYELSNGNIDYLPLAGDSTEPSVVPIAPLGKEVVTGELLELNVSVKDDSDIFSVVVNVSSVNDTVDTAFLTNVNGYWVNNSITLDVNPHGEYNLSINATDEFGNSNTSMNLSVIGESTSAGDGNEDDGGSPVYHPQPLFDVPTANPLLLVGVLGIVVMFFVRRRE; this is encoded by the coding sequence ATGAGAGAAAATGTCGATATACACAGGTTCTGGATATTACTGGCCAGTGCAGTAGTATTGGTATTGCTTTCGTCCGTATCCATGGCTGCTGAGATAAGAGTGGATGACGACGATGGGACTAAAGATTATGACACAATTCAGGGAGCTGTAGATGCAGCAGGTGATTATGACACAATTCTTGTCTATCCAGGTACATACAATGAGAATGTGAATGTGGATATACCGTTGAATATCACTTCCACAGACGGTGCTTCTGTCACACATGTCACTGCAGATGTCTTAGAGTATCCTGTTTTTGATATAGAATCTAATAATGTAACTATTAATGGATTTAATATTAGTGGAACTACTCATACATATCGAGGTTCTATTACTTTAGATGAAGTTGAATACTGCAATATAACTAATAATAATATATCAAATAGTGATAATGGAATATTCATTCGTCTTACTTCAAAAAACAACAATTTGGTTGATAATCACGTTTCAGGTAATACTAAGGGCATATATCTATGGTATACTTATTATAACAATTTGACCAACAATGTTGTAACAAGAAATAATAATGGAATTTATCTTGAATCTTCTGAAGAAAATGAATTAATCGATAACACCATTCTAGATAACGTTGACAATGGAATCTACCTAAAAGATTCTTATGATAATAATTTACATAACAACAATGTTTCTGGCAACAATAAAGGAATTTGTATGTATTCGCCTAAAGATTTTCCTAGTGACAATAATTTTTCCAGTAACACTGTGTTTAACAATGTCAATGAAGGTATCTTTTTACAATATCCTCTGGATAGCACTTTGACTGATAATTCTGTATATAACAATTCCGAAGGTATCGTTTTACAATATCCTCAGGATAGCACTTTGACTGATAATACAGTGTTTAATAATACTGGAAGTGGTATCACTCTGGATGATGATGGTGATCATGAAGTCCGTAATGAAAATAATACCCTTATAGATAACACAGTTTTGAATAACAATAAGGGTATAGATATTCTATATGTTGATAACACTACCCTTATTGGTAACACAGTTTTAGATAACAATAATGGCATATGGATTGATAAATGCTATTACAACAATTTGACCGGAAACAATGTGTCAAATAATACTGACAAAGGTATCTATCTGTTTTCTTCTCACCATAACAATCTGGTTGGTAACAATGTATTGGAAAATTGTGTTTTTGGTATATATCAGAACATTGGTGGACTACATTTAACGTCTTCAAATTACAATTTTATAGAGTATAATAATATTTCTTATAATGGGGACAATGGAATATATATGGATGGCTATAATACAGGCTGTGGAAATAATAATTTGAGTGGAAATATCCTATCTAATAACGGTTGGTATGGAATTAGCTTAAAAGGAACAGCCCATTACATCTATAACAATACCATCTCTAATAATGGAAATGGTGGCATTTATTTGACCGGTGAAGGAAATTATATCTATAATAATTATTTCAACAATGATATTCGGAATGCTTATATTTCTGGAGCTCCGGGCACTCAATTGAACACCACAAATAACACTGGTCCCAATATAATAGGTGGTCCCTATATAGGAGGTAACTTCTGGGCAACCCCGGATGGAACCGGTTTCAGTCAGGTGAACACAGATTCCGATGGGGATGGATTCTGTGACTCTCCTAACAGCAGTTACGAACTCAGTAATGGTAACATAGATTACCTACCTCTTGCCGGAGACAGTACAGAACCTTCAGTTGTCCCGATTGCTCCTCTGGGAAAGGAAGTTGTAACCGGCGAATTGCTTGAACTGAATGTCTCGGTCAAAGATGATTCTGATATTTTTTCAGTTGTGGTCAACGTTTCCAGTGTAAATGACACAGTGGACACAGCCTTCCTCACCAATGTAAATGGCTACTGGGTGAACAACTCTATAACTCTGGACGTAAACCCTCATGGAGAGTATAATCTAAGCATCAATGCAACCGATGAGTTCGGCAATTCCAACACATCCATGAACCTGTCTGTGATAGGGGAATCAACTTCCGCAGGAGACGGCAATGAGGACGATGGTGGCAGCCCTGTCTATCATCCACAGCCATTGTTTGATGTTCCCACTGCAAATCCCTTATTGTTGGTGGGTGTACTGGGAATTGTAGTTATGTTTTTCGTGAGAAGGAGAGAGTAA
- a CDS encoding ABC transporter substrate-binding protein — MAGRTVTIPADVDKAVATSPPATMLIYMLAPQKLAGWNFMPQGSQTYLKPEYQTLPVIGGWFGKQDGNYETIISMGPDIIFEGYNSGGDVNSTINERQKKFGTIPVVGIESTIDAMEYEKSIKFMGDVLREEERAGQLISFYKGTLNNVTVKVSQIPEDERKRVYYAEGTNGLLTDPKGSPHSQLIEICGGVNVAECPIEQGYGKSAVSIEQVLQWDPEVIITGDRKFYENVYEDPLWQDITAIKNDEVYLFPDAPFCWFDRPPGVNRIIGIPWTAKVLYPQEFSDLDLRSHVKEFYSEFYHYELSEDEIDGLLNPTPTPK; from the coding sequence ATGGCAGGAAGGACAGTTACAATCCCGGCTGACGTTGACAAGGCAGTTGCCACTTCTCCTCCTGCAACAATGCTAATCTACATGCTGGCTCCGCAAAAATTAGCAGGCTGGAATTTTATGCCTCAGGGGTCGCAAACATATCTGAAACCTGAGTATCAGACCCTTCCTGTGATTGGCGGTTGGTTTGGTAAGCAGGATGGAAATTATGAAACCATAATATCAATGGGTCCCGATATCATCTTTGAAGGCTACAACAGTGGAGGGGATGTTAATTCTACCATCAATGAAAGACAGAAAAAATTCGGTACAATTCCTGTTGTGGGTATTGAATCGACAATTGATGCTATGGAATATGAAAAGTCAATCAAATTCATGGGGGATGTTCTCAGAGAAGAAGAGAGAGCAGGTCAATTGATCTCTTTTTACAAAGGAACACTTAACAATGTCACCGTAAAGGTCTCACAAATACCTGAAGATGAAAGGAAACGGGTCTATTATGCAGAAGGTACCAATGGTCTGCTTACGGATCCGAAAGGTTCTCCTCACAGTCAGTTGATAGAGATATGTGGTGGTGTCAATGTAGCAGAATGTCCCATTGAACAGGGTTATGGAAAATCAGCGGTGTCCATCGAACAGGTATTGCAATGGGATCCAGAGGTTATCATTACAGGCGACCGAAAATTTTACGAAAATGTGTATGAAGATCCTCTCTGGCAGGACATCACTGCTATAAAAAACGATGAGGTATATCTTTTCCCGGATGCTCCTTTTTGCTGGTTTGATAGGCCCCCGGGTGTTAACAGAATAATCGGTATTCCCTGGACAGCTAAAGTGCTCTACCCCCAAGAGTTCAGCGATCTTGATCTCAGGAGTCATGTAAAGGAATTCTATTCAGAGTTCTATCATTATGAACTGTCGGAAGATGAGATTGATGGGTTATTGAATCCCACTCCTACACCGAAATAA
- the purH gene encoding bifunctional phosphoribosylaminoimidazolecarboxamide formyltransferase/IMP cyclohydrolase — protein MVKRALLSVSDKTGIVDFARGLKQLDVEIISTGGTARMLRDAGIETIDVSEITGFPEMMGGRVKTLHPKIHGGLLCLRENPEHVSDAEDLSIELIDMVVVNLYPFEITISREGVNLEEAIENIDIGGPSMLRSAAKNYKSVTVLSDPQDYGHILKELRSSGVVSQETREKMAVKAFRHTANYDSTIDTYLSRTLLGEDTLRLNFTGGRELRYGENWHQEALFFSQPEIEGPALANCRQLHGKELSYNNYVDGDNALQTVKELGQEKPAVCIVKHNNPCGLATGNTLLQALKAAWDGDPISAFGSIICTNVPMDLESSKFLKGKFVEIIIAPEFEHDALDFLKNKSKNLRLLELPQLNESFDAEFTYKYIAGGMLKQSRNIGLYDKWECVTDTEYPEEKKGLSEFCIAACKSTKSNAVNLSWEYEDGCYMMLAMGAGQPNRVDSIRKLCATKARENLQEIYYREQPEMDFEEYCKNIFAESVLASDAFFPFDDSIIHAAENNIKYIVSPGGSIRDNEVIDTANRLGVSLVFTGMRHFLH, from the coding sequence TTGGTAAAAAGGGCATTGCTGAGCGTTTCCGACAAAACGGGAATCGTGGATTTTGCACGCGGGCTCAAACAACTTGATGTAGAGATCATTTCAACCGGAGGCACGGCACGTATGCTCCGGGATGCAGGAATAGAAACAATTGACGTATCAGAGATCACTGGATTTCCCGAGATGATGGGAGGCAGGGTAAAGACACTCCACCCAAAAATACATGGTGGCCTGCTTTGCCTGCGGGAAAATCCGGAACACGTCAGCGACGCTGAAGACCTTTCTATCGAACTTATCGACATGGTGGTCGTAAACCTCTATCCCTTCGAAATAACCATATCCAGGGAAGGAGTTAATCTGGAAGAGGCCATCGAGAATATTGATATCGGCGGACCCTCCATGCTCAGGTCGGCTGCCAAGAACTACAAATCTGTTACAGTATTGAGTGACCCGCAAGATTACGGACATATCCTCAAAGAACTGCGTTCAAGCGGAGTAGTCTCACAGGAAACCCGGGAAAAAATGGCAGTCAAGGCATTCCGCCATACTGCAAACTATGACAGTACAATTGATACATACTTAAGCCGCACCTTACTGGGAGAAGATACCCTTCGGCTTAATTTCACAGGCGGCAGAGAACTGCGTTATGGAGAGAACTGGCATCAGGAAGCATTATTTTTCTCCCAGCCAGAAATTGAGGGCCCTGCCCTTGCAAACTGTCGCCAACTGCACGGCAAGGAACTATCTTACAATAATTATGTGGATGGGGACAACGCCCTCCAGACTGTCAAGGAATTAGGGCAAGAAAAACCTGCAGTATGTATTGTCAAACACAATAACCCCTGTGGTTTGGCAACCGGCAACACACTCCTGCAGGCCCTGAAAGCTGCCTGGGACGGCGATCCGATCTCGGCCTTTGGAAGTATCATATGCACCAATGTCCCGATGGATCTCGAATCCTCCAAATTCCTCAAGGGCAAGTTCGTGGAGATCATAATTGCTCCGGAATTTGAGCATGATGCACTGGACTTTTTGAAGAACAAGAGCAAAAACCTGCGTCTGCTGGAATTGCCACAACTCAATGAATCCTTTGACGCGGAATTTACCTACAAGTATATTGCAGGCGGTATGCTCAAACAGTCCCGCAATATCGGGTTGTACGATAAATGGGAATGTGTCACCGACACCGAGTATCCCGAGGAGAAAAAGGGCCTGTCTGAATTCTGTATTGCAGCCTGCAAATCCACCAAATCCAATGCAGTAAATCTGTCCTGGGAATATGAGGATGGATGCTACATGATGCTGGCAATGGGTGCCGGCCAGCCCAACCGCGTGGATTCCATCCGCAAATTATGTGCAACCAAGGCAAGGGAAAACCTGCAGGAGATCTATTACAGGGAACAGCCTGAAATGGACTTTGAGGAGTACTGTAAAAATATCTTTGCAGAATCTGTCCTGGCCTCCGATGCTTTCTTCCCCTTCGATGACAGCATCATCCATGCCGCCGAGAACAATATCAAATATATCGTTTCCCCCGGTGGCTCAATCCGGGACAACGAAGTTATAGACACCGCCAACCGGCTGGGTGTTTCCCTCGTATTTACCGGAATGAGGCACTTTTTGCATTGA
- a CDS encoding class I SAM-dependent methyltransferase — protein MLYDEIDWGSVWIEQMKLHNEADEQVQQPDRWGTYANAKRFWQSSRKSGKRLEKALKDIKHDSDSRILDIGAGPGSMAILLAQRVSHVTAVEPADGMTEVLRENIADNNLSNVTCIQKNWEDVSLEELDSPYDVVVASYSLHVPDIREAIEKIQQVSSGKVYIYWFAGATSWDKNYSRIWPQLHGRQYYPSPKCDVLYNVLYSMGIYPDMENFELTHDTRFSSLDEAVEHYKPHYKIATNEQEQILRSHLEQILEKEADELVQVGRSSRVKISWDNSH, from the coding sequence ATGTTGTATGACGAGATTGATTGGGGCAGCGTCTGGATCGAGCAGATGAAATTGCATAACGAGGCGGATGAACAGGTTCAACAGCCGGATCGCTGGGGGACCTATGCAAATGCGAAACGGTTCTGGCAATCCTCCCGCAAAAGTGGTAAACGGCTGGAAAAAGCCCTTAAGGACATCAAGCACGACAGCGATTCCCGGATACTGGATATAGGTGCCGGTCCGGGTTCAATGGCAATTCTCCTGGCACAAAGGGTGTCCCACGTAACTGCAGTGGAGCCTGCTGACGGGATGACAGAAGTCCTGAGGGAAAATATTGCTGATAACAATCTCAGCAATGTCACATGTATCCAGAAGAACTGGGAGGATGTGTCCCTGGAGGAACTGGATTCTCCTTATGATGTGGTTGTAGCGTCTTATTCCCTACATGTGCCCGATATCAGGGAGGCAATTGAAAAGATCCAGCAGGTAAGCAGTGGCAAAGTTTACATCTACTGGTTTGCAGGTGCGACTTCTTGGGATAAGAATTATTCACGTATCTGGCCGCAGTTGCATGGCAGACAATATTATCCCTCTCCCAAATGTGATGTGCTCTATAATGTGCTCTATAGCATGGGGATATATCCGGACATGGAAAATTTTGAGTTGACACATGACACCCGTTTTTCTTCCCTGGATGAAGCGGTGGAGCACTACAAACCCCATTACAAGATTGCCACTAATGAGCAGGAACAGATACTGCGCTCCCATCTGGAACAAATACTGGAAAAAGAAGCCGACGAGCTGGTTCAGGTGGGTCGCTCGTCAAGGGTAAAAATATCGTGGGATAATTCCCACTGA
- a CDS encoding rhodanese-like domain-containing protein, whose protein sequence is MSKNTIIVLIFVLWTLTMAGCVQQEGDNITAQTEKCEYSDVSAAEAFNLIENEDIFILDVRTQSEYDNGHLENSYLIPVSELEYRLDEVPSDTAILVYCRSGRRSVTASNILLDAGYCDVYNMEAGFNEWRSEGYPYVE, encoded by the coding sequence GTGAGCAAAAATACAATTATTGTGTTAATTTTTGTACTGTGGACTCTTACTATGGCCGGATGTGTACAGCAGGAGGGCGACAACATCACAGCACAAACTGAAAAATGTGAGTATTCCGATGTTTCTGCAGCAGAGGCATTCAATCTGATTGAGAACGAGGATATTTTCATCTTGGATGTGCGTACCCAGTCCGAATATGATAACGGCCATCTGGAGAATTCCTACCTGATCCCTGTTTCTGAACTGGAATACCGGTTGGATGAGGTACCTTCGGATACTGCGATTCTTGTCTACTGTCGCAGTGGCAGACGGAGTGTGACCGCCTCGAATATTCTTCTGGATGCGGGTTACTGTGATGTTTATAACATGGAAGCCGGTTTTAATGAATGGCGTTCAGAGGGCTATCCCTATGTGGAATAA
- a CDS encoding radical SAM protein translates to MKCNICEIGCDLAEGKSGQCRMYTNKNGQIIERFPNNYFTMFPVSIETVPLLHFYPRGKFLQVCTIGCNFKCEGCISEILASRLLSTNKKSGISNENVISKALDEDCIGIVFCLNDPAVSYFTFCDLAKKARQNNLLIGCSTNGYFTENVLKELIPLIDFVNIGIKGYSDERYISCGARGSGPVFRNLKLLKESDVHVEVSTIYIKGSEDEVIKTAKFVSSLSRDIPFQVMRFVPFGDAAPQIEPTIRESEVLCDKLSQHLNYVYLFNSPGTDHLNTVCPECSKIIFQREFFGPMGSRTLSYLPQEGCECSTEAFFRGEVSEVFHHEPGFMGGYRITRALEMIHAILVCLGVKDDYKLAEIWANVMETGYLEQLHTSSQDLDSYFDVIEHFAALADRKKEGMELVAYMREKLDFIRSVTNDIERPRVYYCMGYPLFALNGERIENNLVEAAGGESVNKLIDREGKPGVGISHNEFAEMNPEFIFISGFLSTPVSDSYTYCKKHGLSADALKNRRIYGLRPLWDFGSPRWILGLMYIANKLHPDIFKFDIDKEANEFYERFYGVSFDSSRHNRSFYSVSSRQ, encoded by the coding sequence ATGAAGTGCAACATATGTGAAATCGGCTGCGATCTTGCAGAGGGAAAGAGTGGCCAATGTCGTATGTATACCAACAAAAATGGTCAGATCATCGAGAGATTTCCAAACAACTACTTCACAATGTTTCCGGTTTCCATTGAGACTGTTCCCCTCCTTCATTTCTATCCGCGGGGTAAGTTTCTGCAGGTTTGTACCATTGGCTGCAATTTCAAATGTGAAGGCTGCATCTCAGAGATCCTGGCATCCCGTCTTCTTTCCACTAATAAAAAAAGTGGAATTAGCAATGAGAACGTTATCAGTAAAGCCCTTGATGAAGACTGCATAGGGATTGTTTTTTGTCTCAATGATCCGGCTGTCTCCTATTTTACATTCTGCGACCTTGCTAAAAAGGCCAGGCAGAACAATCTTTTGATCGGATGCTCCACTAACGGATATTTTACAGAAAACGTATTGAAAGAACTAATCCCTTTGATAGATTTCGTAAACATCGGTATAAAGGGTTATTCAGATGAAAGGTATATTTCGTGCGGTGCTAGAGGTTCGGGACCAGTTTTCAGGAATCTGAAATTACTGAAAGAAAGTGATGTTCATGTTGAGGTTTCTACCATTTACATCAAGGGTTCAGAGGATGAAGTCATAAAAACTGCAAAATTTGTTTCCTCCCTTTCAAGGGATATACCGTTTCAGGTCATGAGGTTTGTACCTTTTGGAGACGCAGCCCCTCAGATAGAACCAACGATAAGGGAAAGTGAAGTTCTGTGTGACAAATTAAGCCAGCACTTAAATTATGTGTATCTTTTCAATTCGCCGGGTACCGATCATTTGAACACGGTATGTCCAGAATGCAGTAAAATCATTTTCCAGAGGGAGTTTTTTGGTCCCATGGGTTCACGTACTTTATCCTACCTGCCACAAGAGGGGTGTGAATGTTCTACTGAAGCCTTTTTTAGAGGAGAAGTAAGTGAAGTTTTTCATCATGAACCGGGATTTATGGGAGGATACAGGATTACTCGGGCTCTGGAGATGATACATGCTATTCTTGTCTGCCTTGGGGTAAAAGATGATTATAAACTTGCAGAAATATGGGCCAATGTCATGGAAACAGGATACTTGGAGCAGCTTCATACAAGTTCTCAGGATCTTGACTCTTACTTTGATGTAATTGAGCATTTTGCCGCCCTTGCAGACAGGAAAAAGGAAGGAATGGAACTTGTGGCTTATATGAGGGAGAAACTGGATTTCATACGGTCTGTGACAAATGACATTGAAAGGCCACGGGTCTATTATTGTATGGGATATCCCCTTTTTGCACTCAATGGGGAGCGAATTGAGAATAATCTTGTTGAAGCTGCAGGCGGGGAAAGTGTAAACAAGCTGATCGACAGGGAGGGAAAACCCGGGGTTGGTATTTCTCATAATGAATTTGCAGAGATGAACCCTGAGTTCATATTCATATCAGGCTTCCTTTCAACCCCGGTTTCCGATTCATACACCTATTGTAAAAAACATGGTCTATCTGCAGATGCCTTAAAAAACAGGAGGATATACGGTCTTCGTCCATTATGGGATTTCGGAAGTCCCAGATGGATATTGGGGCTGATGTACATAGCAAATAAGTTACATCCTGATATTTTTAAATTTGATATTGATAAAGAGGCAAATGAGTTCTATGAAAGGTTCTATGGTGTGTCCTTTGATTCTTCAAGGCACAACAGGTCTTTTTACAGCGTTTCATCCAGACAATGA
- a CDS encoding fibrillarin-like rRNA/tRNA 2'-O-methyltransferase, protein MKAKTFHENIFTLQQGKKRFLATRNLSPGFEVYGERLVQVEQAEYRIWEPKRSKLAAMLLKKLTSPFTTTSKVLYLGSATGTTVSHVSDIVHKGVVYAVEFSPRTMRDMLPICEERPNIIPMLADASKPQSYANVVEPVDVIFQDVAQPDQASIALSNVQHFLKPGGYLLMSIKARSVDSTAKPDTVFKQQLKTLLEQENSKLELVKKQKLAPFHIDHLGVVVKKTE, encoded by the coding sequence ATGAAGGCCAAAACCTTCCATGAAAACATTTTCACGCTACAGCAGGGCAAGAAAAGGTTCCTTGCCACCAGAAATCTTTCTCCCGGATTTGAAGTTTACGGGGAACGCCTGGTGCAGGTTGAACAGGCAGAGTACCGTATCTGGGAGCCCAAAAGAAGTAAACTTGCGGCAATGTTGCTCAAAAAACTTACCTCGCCCTTCACAACCACATCAAAGGTGCTTTATCTGGGCTCGGCCACAGGTACCACTGTCAGTCATGTTTCGGATATTGTGCATAAAGGAGTGGTCTATGCAGTGGAATTTTCTCCCCGTACAATGCGGGACATGTTGCCCATCTGCGAAGAAAGGCCAAATATAATCCCTATGCTTGCCGATGCTTCCAAACCGCAATCCTATGCAAATGTTGTGGAGCCTGTTGATGTTATCTTTCAGGATGTGGCCCAGCCGGACCAGGCATCCATTGCCCTGTCCAATGTGCAGCACTTCCTCAAACCCGGCGGTTACCTGTTGATGAGCATCAAGGCCCGGAGTGTGGATTCGACTGCAAAACCAGATACTGTTTTTAAACAGCAGCTCAAAACATTACTGGAGCAAGAGAATTCAAAATTGGAACTTGTCAAGAAACAGAAACTTGCACCGTTCCATATAGATCATCTCGGGGTAGTTGTAAAAAAGACTGAATGA
- a CDS encoding DUF2769 domain-containing protein, whose protein sequence is MADQDELRQGLGKYFGVCPSYHHSKACLCKNCSSYPGEGYMFCARGPASDEARQGCMCTKCYVYHQFALEGDYFCRRE, encoded by the coding sequence GTGGCAGATCAGGATGAATTGAGACAGGGGCTGGGCAAATATTTCGGTGTCTGCCCATCGTATCATCATTCCAAGGCCTGCTTATGCAAGAATTGTTCGTCCTATCCGGGTGAAGGTTATATGTTCTGTGCACGGGGTCCTGCATCCGATGAGGCCAGGCAGGGATGTATGTGTACAAAATGTTATGTCTATCACCAGTTTGCTCTTGAAGGGGATTATTTTTGCAGGCGGGAATGA
- a CDS encoding FecCD family ABC transporter permease: protein MIFLFVLSLFMGRYSIPPQTIMTSIIFWLLSLGNVDPSNVGTVIFQIRLPRIIAAMLVGAGLSISGASFQGLFRNPLVSPYILGVASGAGFGACLGILISENIFVIQLMAFSFGILAAFLAYSLSKSCKATATLVLVLSGIIVGAVFTALTSLVKYVADPYDKLPEMVFWLMGSLSSVRVEDLIYASPAILVGMLVLILIGWRINVISLGEEEARSLGIDTKKMTILVVICATLVTTSAISISGIIGWVGLVVPHISRMLVGPSYKKLLPMSVFLGASFLLVVDDLARTLMTIEIPLGVLTALIGAPFFAYLLQKKKVGWS, encoded by the coding sequence ATGATATTTCTCTTTGTACTTTCCCTTTTTATGGGAAGGTATTCAATTCCTCCACAAACTATAATGACTAGTATTATTTTCTGGCTTCTGTCATTAGGAAATGTGGACCCGTCAAATGTGGGTACTGTCATATTTCAGATACGTCTTCCAAGGATAATTGCAGCTATGCTTGTAGGGGCTGGATTATCTATATCCGGAGCTTCTTTTCAAGGTCTTTTTCGCAATCCGCTGGTTTCTCCCTATATTTTAGGAGTGGCATCCGGGGCTGGATTTGGTGCCTGCCTGGGTATCCTGATAAGTGAGAATATATTTGTTATCCAGTTAATGGCATTTTCTTTTGGAATACTTGCAGCTTTTCTGGCTTACAGTCTCAGTAAGTCCTGCAAGGCAACGGCCACACTGGTCCTTGTGCTTTCAGGTATTATTGTAGGTGCAGTTTTCACTGCTCTGACCTCACTGGTAAAATATGTAGCAGATCCATATGATAAACTTCCTGAAATGGTATTCTGGCTTATGGGAAGTCTCTCATCTGTCAGGGTAGAGGATCTAATCTATGCGTCACCTGCAATACTTGTCGGTATGCTTGTCCTTATTCTTATAGGATGGCGCATCAATGTCATCTCTTTGGGAGAGGAAGAAGCCAGGTCACTGGGTATAGATACTAAGAAAATGACAATACTGGTAGTTATTTGTGCCACTCTGGTCACGACTTCTGCAATTAGTATCAGCGGTATTATTGGATGGGTAGGCCTTGTAGTACCTCATATCTCGCGGATGCTGGTTGGTCCAAGTTACAAAAAACTGCTGCCAATGTCAGTTTTCCTCGGTGCATCTTTTCTTTTGGTCGTAGATGATCTTGCAAGGACATTAATGACTATAGAAATTCCTCTGGGAGTTCTTACGGCACTGATAGGAGCACCATTTTTTGCTTATCTTTTACAAAAAAAGAAGGTTGGTTGGTCATGA
- a CDS encoding class I SAM-dependent methyltransferase → MTDEVTGKAGFHDDYAENFEDVADNIFAPIYPVISQQITNRCQIMSGTFIDVGSGPASLAISLSKLVDGKVYAMDFSEKMLAIAKKKIESSDLNANVIPIFGDIHDMPFDDCFADLVVSRGSLFFWQDVHQAFREIYRVLKPGGMAYIGGGFGTAELKSKITQAMEKRDPTWSQCVEKRLNKANLDSFKKALHVAEIDHYRIIDDESGFWICFNKVD, encoded by the coding sequence ATGACAGATGAAGTAACTGGTAAAGCTGGGTTTCATGATGATTATGCCGAAAATTTCGAAGATGTTGCTGACAATATCTTTGCTCCTATATATCCTGTTATTTCACAGCAGATTACAAACAGATGCCAGATCATGAGCGGGACTTTCATAGATGTGGGTAGCGGACCCGCATCACTTGCAATATCTCTCAGTAAACTTGTCGATGGCAAGGTTTATGCAATGGATTTTTCTGAAAAAATGCTCGCTATAGCAAAGAAAAAGATCGAATCAAGTGATTTGAATGCAAATGTGATTCCTATTTTCGGTGACATTCATGATATGCCTTTTGACGATTGTTTTGCTGACCTGGTCGTAAGCCGCGGTTCTCTATTCTTCTGGCAGGATGTTCACCAGGCTTTCAGGGAAATATACCGTGTGCTAAAACCCGGTGGTATGGCCTATATTGGAGGCGGTTTTGGCACAGCGGAACTTAAGTCAAAGATCACACAGGCCATGGAAAAAAGGGACCCTACATGGTCACAGTGTGTCGAAAAACGATTGAACAAGGCCAATCTGGATTCTTTTAAAAAAGCATTGCATGTTGCAGAAATTGACCATTACAGGATAATAGATGATGAATCTGGTTTCTGGATATGTTTCAATAAGGTGGACTGA